One genomic window of Brienomyrus brachyistius isolate T26 chromosome 16, BBRACH_0.4, whole genome shotgun sequence includes the following:
- the LOC125709902 gene encoding E3 ubiquitin-protein ligase TRIM63 isoform X2, whose product MPAAVMTSENYDKLLEQCEVQELEAPGGVATPQVYAQLLALYLLHNDMNNARYLWKRIPQAIKTANPELMAIWAVGQRIWQRDFPGIYSSIAAHQWSESILPVMEALRGRMDIQTGQVVRPPSPMESLEKQLSCPICLEMFTKPVVILPCQHNLCRGCANDLYDSRNPYHYSGGIFRCPTCRFEVVLDRHGVFGLQRNLLVENIIDIYKQQQQQEGSLETPVKSKDSKEPLCQEHEDERINIYCITCQVPTCSLCKVFGVHKDCEVSPLQNIYQTQKAELSNAIDLLVTGNSCVQALLNQMEDTCKAIQENTLHQKKILGEKFDLLYAMLEEKKGLLLEKISQEEDTKVQTLHSLVQQHTEQLQDGTKLMDAAVQAMEQSSVAEFLFSSKQLIAQAKEAAKNSRIQRPEPGFEKMDHFTVVTEHAEAVLAKMDFGAHDDDDDDDDEEEEEEEEEEEEEEE is encoded by the exons ATGCCAGCGGCTGTAATGACAAGTGAAAATTACGACAAACTGCTGGAGCAATGCGAAGTACAAGAGCTGGAG GCTCCTGGGGGAGTGGCAACACCGCAGGTATATGCCCAGCTGCTGGCTCTGTACCTCCTCCATAATGACAT GAACAATGCACGGTATCTTTGGAAGAGGATTCCTCAGGCAATAAAGACC GCCAACCCTGAGCTTATGGCCATCTGGGCTGTCGGCCAGCGAATCTGGCAGCGAGACTTCCCAGGAATCTACAGCAGCATCGCCGCCCACCAGTGGTCCGAGAGCATCCTGCCTGTGATGGAGGCCCTGCGAG GCAGAATGGATATCCAGACCGGTCAAGTGGTGAGGCCCCCCAGCCCCATGGAGAGCTTGGAGAAGCAGCTGAGCTGCCCCATCTGCCTGGAGATGTTCACCAAACCGGTGGTCATCCTGCCCTGCCAGCACAACCTTTGCCGGGGTTGTGCCAATGACCTGTACGACTCTCGCAACCCTTATCACTACTCTGGGGGCATCTTTCGCTGCCCCACTTGCCGTTTTGAGGTGGTGCTGGACCGCCATGGTGTCTTTGGGCTCCAGAGAAACTTACTGGTGGAAAACATTATTGACATctacaaacagcagcagcaacaggaaGGCAGTCTTGAGACCCCAGTGAAGAGCAAGGACAGCAAAGAGCCCTTGTGCCAAGAACATGAGGATGAGAGGATCAACATCTACTGCATTACCTGCCAGGTACCCACCTGCTCTCTCTGCAAGGTGTTCGGGGTTCACAAAGACTGTGAGGTTTCCCCTTTACAGAACATCTACCAGACACAAAAGGCAGAGCTCAGCAATGCCATTGACCTGTTAGTGACTGGAAACAGCTGTGTGCAGGCCCTGCTTAATCAGATGGAAGACACCTGCAAGGCTATCCAGGAGAACACACTGCATCAGAAGAAGATCCTGGGGGAGAAGTTTGACCTACTTTATGCCATGCTGGAGGAGAAGAAGGGACTGTTGCTGGAGAAGATCAGCCAGGAGGAGGACACCAAGGTTCAGACCTTGCATTCCCTGGTGCAGCAACACACAGAGCAACTGCAGGATGGCACCAAGCTGATGGACGCCGCTGTCCAGGCCATGGAGCAAAGCAGCGTAGCGGAGTTCCTCTTCAGCAGCAAGCAGCTCATCGCTCAGGCCAAGGAGGCAGCCAAAAACTCCAGAATCCAGAGGCCAGAGCCAGGCTTCGAGAAAATGGACCACTTCACTGTGGTCACAGAACATGCTGAAGCCGTTTTAGCCAAGATGGATTTCGGAGCACACgacgatgacgatgatgatgatgatgaggaggaggaagaggaagaagaagaggaggaggaggaagaggagtga